From the genome of Thermogutta terrifontis, one region includes:
- the argH gene encoding argininosuccinate lyase yields the protein MTEKPWGGVFREATDRRVERFTESISFDRRLYQQDIAGSMAHARMLAQVGLLTPDEANQIITALQEIREEIATGRFPFSDEWEDIHMHIEKSLIDRLGDVGRKLHTARSRNDQVATDFRLWVRDAIDALIPRIRAVQAAFVDRCETDFDVILPGYTHLRRAQPVLAPHYWLAYCEKLERDVERLMDCRKRVNVCPLGSAAVAGTSLPIDREMTARELGFDAPSRNSIDATSDRDFAVEFVFALSLLAVHLSHWAEEWILWSTTEYGFLKLPEGFCTGSSIMPQKVNPDVLELIRGKTARVIGDLQILLVLLKGLPLAYNRDLQEDKPPVFDAYDTVASCLEVAEPLIRGAELNREAIAARLEEGHLDATTLMEYLVSRGIPQRTAHAMVGQLVREAMDRNCRLADLPLDVFRAVEPNLDSRVYGVLGVRNAVQAMHSYGSTSPDEVRRQIDWWREKLAQRP from the coding sequence GTGACGGAAAAGCCCTGGGGTGGAGTGTTCCGGGAAGCCACGGATCGTCGTGTGGAACGCTTCACGGAGAGTATCAGCTTCGATCGGCGACTCTATCAGCAGGATATCGCGGGCTCCATGGCCCACGCCAGGATGCTGGCCCAGGTGGGATTGCTTACCCCAGATGAGGCAAATCAGATCATCACAGCACTTCAGGAAATCCGGGAGGAGATTGCCACCGGTCGATTCCCATTCTCGGATGAATGGGAAGACATCCACATGCACATCGAAAAGTCGCTCATCGACCGCCTGGGGGACGTGGGACGAAAATTGCACACAGCCCGCAGCCGCAACGATCAGGTGGCCACAGATTTTCGCCTCTGGGTCCGCGACGCGATTGACGCACTCATTCCGCGCATCCGAGCTGTGCAGGCAGCCTTCGTCGATCGCTGTGAAACCGATTTCGATGTCATTCTTCCGGGTTATACCCATTTGCGACGGGCGCAACCTGTGCTTGCTCCCCACTACTGGTTGGCCTACTGCGAAAAGTTAGAACGCGACGTCGAAAGACTCATGGACTGCCGGAAGCGGGTGAATGTGTGTCCGCTGGGCTCGGCCGCAGTTGCGGGAACGAGCTTGCCCATCGATCGCGAGATGACAGCGAGGGAACTGGGGTTTGACGCACCCAGCCGGAACAGCATCGACGCCACGAGCGACCGCGATTTCGCCGTCGAATTTGTGTTTGCGCTCAGTCTTCTGGCGGTTCATCTCAGTCACTGGGCGGAGGAATGGATCCTCTGGTCCACCACCGAATATGGATTTTTAAAGTTGCCCGAGGGTTTTTGCACGGGCTCATCGATCATGCCTCAGAAGGTAAATCCGGATGTTCTTGAACTCATCCGCGGTAAGACCGCCCGGGTGATTGGGGATTTGCAGATACTGCTTGTGCTCCTCAAAGGTTTGCCGCTGGCCTACAACCGGGATCTTCAGGAAGACAAACCGCCGGTTTTCGACGCCTACGATACGGTGGCGAGTTGCCTGGAGGTGGCTGAACCCCTCATCCGGGGCGCGGAGCTTAATCGTGAGGCGATTGCCGCTCGACTGGAAGAGGGCCACCTGGATGCCACCACATTGATGGAGTACCTGGTATCGCGGGGAATTCCGCAGCGGACGGCCCACGCGATGGTGGGGCAGCTTGTCCGCGAGGCGATGGATCGCAACTGTCGGCTGGCCGACCTGCCACTCGACGTTTTTCGCGCGGTGGAGCCGAATTTGGATTCCCGCGTCTACGGTGTGCTCGGCGTGCGAAATGCCGTCCAGGCCATGCACAGTTATGGCTCGACATCCCCCGATGAGGTGAGGCGGCAGATCGACTGGTGGCGGGAAAAGCTTGCGCAGCGACCGTGA